A region from the Bos indicus isolate NIAB-ARS_2022 breed Sahiwal x Tharparkar chromosome 14, NIAB-ARS_B.indTharparkar_mat_pri_1.0, whole genome shotgun sequence genome encodes:
- the LOC109568189 gene encoding large ribosomal subunit protein eL39, whose protein sequence is MSSHKTFRIKRFLAKKQKQNRPIPQWIRMKTGNKIRYNSKRRHWRRTKLGL, encoded by the coding sequence ATGTCTTCTCACAAGACTTTCAGGATCAAGCGATTCCTggccaagaaacaaaagcagaatcgTCCCATTCCTCAatggattcgaatgaaaactggcAATAAAATCAGGTACAACTCCAAGAGAAGACATTGGAGAAGAACCAAGCTGGGTCTATAA